From one Comamonas piscis genomic stretch:
- a CDS encoding SDR family oxidoreductase, translating to MNESKVAIVIAGGSGMGAAAARQLHQAGYALGILSSSGKGEALAQELGGVGVTGSNQNVADMQKLVDAVMARYGRIDVLVNGAGHGPKGDLLSISDEDWIKGLEVYFLNVVRATRLVAPIMQQQGGGAIINISSAWAFEPAALFPTSAMARSGLAAFTKIFCDEYGKHNIRMNNVLPGWIDSLPKKDERQAAVPLQRYGKADEIGATVAFLASEGAAYITGQNIRVDGGLMRHV from the coding sequence ATGAATGAATCCAAGGTAGCCATCGTGATCGCCGGTGGATCCGGCATGGGCGCAGCGGCCGCACGCCAGCTGCACCAGGCCGGTTATGCGCTGGGGATTTTGTCGTCCTCGGGCAAGGGCGAGGCCCTGGCCCAGGAGCTGGGCGGTGTCGGCGTGACGGGTTCCAACCAGAATGTGGCCGACATGCAAAAGCTGGTGGATGCCGTGATGGCGCGCTATGGACGCATCGATGTGCTGGTCAATGGCGCTGGCCATGGCCCCAAGGGCGATCTGCTGTCGATCAGCGATGAGGACTGGATCAAGGGCCTGGAAGTGTATTTTCTGAATGTCGTGCGCGCCACGCGTTTGGTCGCGCCCATCATGCAACAGCAGGGCGGCGGCGCCATTATCAATATCTCGTCGGCTTGGGCGTTTGAGCCCGCAGCGCTGTTCCCCACTTCAGCGATGGCACGCTCAGGGCTGGCGGCTTTCACCAAGATCTTCTGCGATGAATATGGCAAGCACAACATCCGCATGAACAATGTGCTGCCCGGCTGGATCGACAGCCTTCCCAAAAAGGACGAGCGCCAGGCCGCTGTGCCGTTGCAGCGCTATGGCAAGGCGGACGAGATCGGCGCAACGGTCGCCTTTCTGGCCTCAGAAGGCGCGGCTTACATCACCGGCCAGAACATCCGCGTGGATGGCGGCCTGATGCGCCACGTTTAA
- a CDS encoding LysR family transcriptional regulator — MLRDRDVLTPDTLALLQLVADSGSFAAAARQLGLVPSALTYRIRQVEDALDVLLFDRSARQARPTEAGQELLREGARLLAEVDAVANRVRRVATGWEPELRIAVDGVVSRTTMLELIEAFYTIAPPTRLKITDSILAGTLEALSSGRADLAIGIAVDASHVAGLQQLDLGEITFRYVVAPHHRLADEMQPISDDLLRQHRIIAVADSSRSGHGQTIGVLNGQDVLTVDTMQAKLQAQLRGIGGGFLPDNMTMPYLRSGQLVERELMRPPRKIKLRYAWRGSNPGKALQWWLDQLQSEATRTSLLSNHYVG, encoded by the coding sequence TTGTTGCGTGATCGCGATGTGCTGACCCCCGATACCCTGGCCTTGCTGCAATTGGTAGCCGACAGCGGCAGTTTTGCCGCCGCAGCACGCCAACTCGGCCTGGTGCCCAGCGCGCTGACCTACCGCATCCGCCAGGTCGAGGATGCCCTGGATGTCTTGCTGTTTGACCGCAGCGCGCGCCAGGCACGGCCCACCGAAGCCGGCCAGGAGCTGCTGCGTGAGGGCGCGCGCCTGCTCGCCGAGGTGGACGCCGTTGCCAACCGGGTGCGCCGCGTGGCCACCGGCTGGGAGCCCGAGCTGCGCATTGCCGTCGATGGCGTGGTCTCGCGCACCACCATGCTGGAGCTGATCGAGGCCTTCTACACCATCGCACCGCCGACGCGCCTGAAAATCACCGACTCCATCCTGGCCGGCACCTTGGAGGCGCTCAGTTCGGGCCGGGCCGACCTGGCAATTGGCATTGCGGTCGATGCATCGCACGTGGCAGGCCTGCAGCAGTTGGACTTGGGCGAGATCACCTTCCGCTATGTCGTCGCCCCCCACCACCGCCTGGCCGACGAGATGCAGCCCATCAGCGATGACTTGCTGCGCCAGCACCGCATCATTGCCGTGGCCGATTCGTCCCGCAGCGGACATGGCCAGACCATTGGCGTGCTCAACGGACAGGATGTGCTGACGGTGGATACCATGCAGGCCAAGCTGCAAGCCCAGCTGCGCGGCATTGGCGGCGGCTTTTTGCCGGACAACATGACGATGCCCTACTTGCGCAGCGGCCAGCTGGTGGAGCGCGAGTTGATGCGGCCGCCGCGCAAGATCAAGCTGCGCTACGCCTGGCGCGGCAGCAACCCCGGCAAGGCGCTGCAGTGGTGGCTGGACCAGCTGCAGTCCGAGGCCACACGCACTTCTTTACTGAGCAATCACTATGTGGGATAA
- a CDS encoding SDR family NAD(P)-dependent oxidoreductase codes for MTTKHLFILTGGSRGMGMAMGQQLLAHGHTVLSIARRTSSELAAAAASPSQLIQWEQDLGDTDAAAQRLGDWLRSLNPSDWASITLINNAGVIPQIAPLSALATADLRNALRVGLEAPMALTGVFLGATDSWTVPKKVLNVSSGLGRRPMASQAAYCTAKAGMDAYARCVALEEAHKPHGAKIVSLAPGVIDTDMQVQLRNADAGAFPDVGNFKGLHEGGKLSSPAEAGAKVLAWLDRADFGQNVIADVREA; via the coding sequence ATGACCACCAAACACCTCTTTATCCTGACCGGCGGCTCGCGCGGCATGGGCATGGCCATGGGCCAGCAACTTCTGGCCCATGGCCACACCGTGCTCAGCATCGCACGCCGCACATCCAGCGAATTGGCAGCTGCTGCTGCCAGCCCTTCGCAGCTCATCCAGTGGGAGCAAGATCTTGGCGATACCGATGCCGCTGCCCAGCGCCTGGGCGACTGGCTGCGCAGCCTGAATCCATCGGACTGGGCCAGCATCACCTTGATCAACAACGCTGGTGTGATTCCGCAAATCGCACCGCTGTCTGCCCTGGCCACGGCCGACCTGCGCAATGCGCTGCGCGTGGGGCTGGAGGCACCGATGGCGCTGACGGGGGTGTTTTTGGGCGCGACCGACAGCTGGACCGTGCCCAAGAAAGTGCTGAATGTCTCCTCCGGCCTGGGCCGCCGCCCCATGGCCTCGCAGGCCGCCTACTGCACCGCCAAAGCCGGCATGGATGCCTATGCCCGCTGCGTGGCGCTGGAAGAAGCCCACAAGCCCCATGGCGCCAAGATTGTCTCGCTCGCGCCTGGCGTGATCGATACCGACATGCAGGTGCAACTGCGCAATGCCGATGCCGGCGCTTTCCCCGATGTGGGCAACTTCAAGGGCCTGCATGAAGGCGGCAAACTCAGCAGCCCGGCAGAAGCCGGTGCCAAGGTGCTGGCCTGGCTGGACCGCGCCGATTTTGGCCAGAATGTGATCGCCGACGTGCGCGAGGCTTGA
- a CDS encoding RluA family pseudouridine synthase yields the protein MLIPEYIDAHLLVLNKPSGLLCVPGRGEDKQDCLSARALQQWPDALVVHRLDQPTSGLVVMARSLAVQRALGDAFAARAVRKRYTAVVSGSPHAQPLPLGNALYPAMPQDGESWSLIDLPLVADWERRPLQRVDKEHGKPSQTWWRAMAADEAAALPTIPPDSTRLWLEPLTGRTHQLRLHMQAIGHAMLGDGLYASAAVQAMAPRLLLQAQQLGFAHPVSGAWLDCRLAADF from the coding sequence ATGCTGATTCCCGAATACATCGACGCGCACCTGCTTGTGCTGAACAAGCCATCGGGCCTGTTGTGCGTGCCTGGCCGGGGAGAAGACAAGCAGGACTGCCTGAGCGCTCGGGCCCTGCAGCAATGGCCCGATGCGCTGGTGGTACACCGGCTGGACCAGCCCACCTCGGGCTTGGTGGTGATGGCGCGCAGCCTGGCCGTGCAGCGTGCGCTGGGCGATGCCTTTGCGGCGCGTGCGGTGCGCAAGCGCTATACCGCCGTCGTCAGCGGCAGCCCGCATGCGCAGCCTTTGCCCCTGGGCAATGCGCTGTACCCTGCGATGCCGCAAGACGGCGAAAGCTGGAGCCTGATCGATCTGCCGCTGGTGGCCGACTGGGAGCGCCGCCCTTTGCAGCGGGTGGATAAGGAACATGGCAAGCCCAGCCAGACCTGGTGGCGGGCGATGGCTGCTGACGAAGCCGCTGCCCTGCCAACCATTCCCCCGGATAGCACCCGCCTGTGGCTGGAGCCCCTCACCGGCCGCACCCACCAGCTGCGGCTGCACATGCAAGCCATCGGCCATGCGATGCTGGGCGATGGCCTCTATGCCAGCGCTGCGGTGCAGGCGATGGCGCCACGCCTGCTGCTGCAAGCGCAGCAGCTGGGCTTTGCCCACCCGGTGAGCGGTGCATGGCTGGACTGCCGGCTGGCAGCAGATTTCTGA
- a CDS encoding NAD(P)/FAD-dependent oxidoreductase, whose product MSSRIPPKPKRSASSSSNIVLATRKHYAVVGAGMAGVVCARTLQQAGHQVTVIEAQPQVGGRMASRHSAHGSFDVGAQFFTVRDPRFQQALDTTPNVTRNWSVNAIRTLDATGKVAVTTQRGMEAHLIGVPTMDSLVASWAAPLTVHLNEYALAFERDALNANQWQLRTEDIDGGVHVYAGLDGVVLAIPSPEAQELLADSETTLPADWQLFDVYIAPSWTLLLTFAHAIDPGITNMGPQWNAARTEHPRITWLSRESSKPGRGKVERWTVQASPDWARKHENDEPQRVAAKMLQAFSELTRIRATPSDIRVVQWGYAKTINPLPKDAKGQARSHLWNAKSAIGLCGDWCLGYRVEDAFVSGLEMALAVLGE is encoded by the coding sequence ATGTCTTCTCGCATTCCCCCCAAACCCAAACGATCTGCATCCTCTTCCTCCAATATTGTGCTGGCCACGCGCAAGCACTATGCCGTCGTCGGCGCCGGCATGGCCGGCGTGGTCTGCGCCCGCACCTTGCAGCAGGCGGGCCACCAGGTCACCGTCATCGAGGCCCAGCCCCAAGTGGGCGGCCGCATGGCCAGCCGCCACAGCGCGCATGGCAGCTTTGATGTCGGCGCCCAGTTCTTCACCGTGCGCGATCCGCGCTTTCAGCAGGCGTTGGACACCACGCCCAACGTCACCCGCAACTGGAGCGTCAACGCCATCCGCACCCTGGATGCCACCGGCAAGGTGGCCGTCACCACCCAGCGCGGCATGGAAGCCCATCTGATTGGTGTGCCCACGATGGACAGCCTGGTCGCCTCCTGGGCCGCACCGCTGACCGTCCACCTCAACGAATATGCACTGGCTTTTGAGCGCGACGCCTTGAACGCCAACCAGTGGCAGCTGCGCACCGAAGACATCGACGGCGGCGTGCATGTCTACGCCGGCCTCGACGGCGTTGTGCTGGCCATCCCCTCGCCCGAAGCGCAGGAGCTGCTGGCCGATAGCGAAACCACGCTGCCCGCCGACTGGCAGCTGTTCGATGTCTACATCGCCCCCAGCTGGACCTTGCTGCTGACCTTTGCCCACGCGATTGACCCCGGCATCACCAACATGGGCCCGCAATGGAATGCCGCCCGCACCGAGCACCCGCGCATCACCTGGCTGTCGCGTGAATCGTCCAAGCCCGGGCGCGGCAAGGTCGAGCGCTGGACCGTGCAGGCCAGCCCCGATTGGGCCCGCAAGCATGAGAACGACGAGCCCCAGCGCGTCGCCGCCAAAATGCTGCAGGCCTTCTCCGAGTTGACCCGCATTCGCGCCACCCCCAGCGACATCCGCGTGGTGCAGTGGGGCTATGCCAAGACCATCAACCCTCTGCCCAAGGATGCCAAGGGCCAGGCCCGCAGCCACCTCTGGAACGCCAAGAGCGCCATTGGCCTCTGCGGCGACTGGTGCCTGGGCTACCGGGTCGAAGACGCCTTTGTCTCTGGCCTGGAGATGGCGCTAGCTGTGCTGGGCGAATAA
- a CDS encoding 3-(methylthio)propionyl-CoA ligase: MLGLMQKQQLLTSNLLEFAERYHRDTEIVSRRVEGDIHRYTYGEFAQRSRQLAQTLDGMGLAAGTRVASLAWNGYRHMELYYGVGGSGRVIHTLNPRLHPDQVVWIVNHAEDEVLCFDSCFLPIVQAIHARCPTVRQWVALCDADKLPADAGIPGLVAYEAWIAGADGVYQWPEFDENTACGMCYTSGTTGNPKAVLYSHRSTVLHAYGASLPDVMDISSRDVVLPVVPMFHVNAWGLPFSGPLNGAKLVFPGPALDGPSVYALMEAEKVTFAAGVPTVWQMLLSHVQSQGLRFGSLQRTIIGGSACPPAMIKTFQEDYGVTVLHAWGMTELSPLGTVCTLKHKHLALPADTQAQLLAKQGRVIFGVDMKIVGDDGQDQPWDGHTYGDLLVRGPWVVADYYRSEGASPLVTDAQGRDWFPTGDVATIDADGFMQITDRSKDVIKSGGEWISSIDIENIAMAHPAVAMAACVGMAHPKWDERPVVFVALKKDAAVSEQELLAFYQGKMAKWQIPDAVIFVDAIPLGATGKMLKTRLREQFKDYVLPA, encoded by the coding sequence ATGCTAGGCCTGATGCAAAAGCAGCAACTGCTGACCTCCAACCTGCTGGAGTTTGCGGAGCGTTACCACCGCGATACCGAAATCGTCTCGCGCCGTGTGGAAGGTGATATCCACCGCTACACCTATGGCGAGTTTGCCCAGCGCTCCCGGCAACTGGCGCAAACCCTGGATGGCATGGGGCTGGCAGCAGGCACGCGGGTGGCGAGCCTGGCCTGGAATGGCTACCGCCATATGGAGCTGTACTACGGCGTGGGCGGCTCGGGCCGGGTCATCCATACCCTGAACCCCCGCTTGCACCCGGACCAGGTGGTCTGGATCGTCAACCATGCCGAGGACGAGGTGCTGTGCTTTGACAGCTGCTTCCTGCCGATCGTGCAGGCCATTCATGCGCGCTGCCCGACGGTGCGCCAATGGGTGGCGCTGTGCGATGCCGACAAGTTACCCGCCGATGCCGGTATCCCGGGCCTGGTCGCCTACGAGGCCTGGATTGCCGGCGCCGACGGCGTCTACCAATGGCCTGAGTTTGACGAAAACACCGCTTGCGGCATGTGCTACACCAGCGGCACCACGGGTAACCCCAAGGCCGTGCTGTACTCCCACCGCAGCACCGTGTTGCACGCCTATGGCGCGTCGCTGCCCGACGTGATGGATATCTCCTCGCGCGATGTGGTGCTGCCGGTGGTGCCGATGTTCCATGTCAATGCCTGGGGCCTGCCATTCTCGGGGCCGCTCAATGGTGCCAAGCTGGTGTTTCCCGGCCCGGCGCTGGATGGGCCCTCGGTCTATGCGCTGATGGAGGCCGAGAAGGTGACCTTTGCTGCAGGCGTGCCGACGGTCTGGCAGATGCTGCTGAGCCATGTGCAAAGCCAGGGCCTGCGCTTTGGCAGCCTGCAGCGCACCATCATCGGCGGCTCGGCCTGCCCGCCGGCGATGATCAAGACCTTCCAGGAAGACTATGGCGTCACCGTGCTGCATGCCTGGGGGATGACCGAGCTCAGCCCGCTGGGGACCGTCTGCACCTTGAAGCACAAGCACCTGGCACTGCCGGCCGACACCCAGGCGCAATTGCTGGCCAAACAGGGCCGGGTCATCTTTGGTGTGGACATGAAGATCGTTGGCGACGACGGCCAGGACCAGCCCTGGGATGGCCATACCTATGGCGATCTGCTGGTGCGCGGCCCTTGGGTGGTGGCGGACTACTACCGCAGCGAGGGCGCCTCGCCGCTGGTTACTGATGCGCAGGGCCGCGATTGGTTTCCGACCGGTGATGTGGCGACCATCGACGCTGATGGCTTTATGCAGATCACCGACCGCAGCAAGGATGTGATCAAGTCCGGCGGCGAATGGATCAGCTCCATCGATATCGAGAACATCGCGATGGCGCACCCGGCCGTCGCGATGGCCGCCTGTGTGGGCATGGCCCACCCCAAGTGGGATGAGCGGCCGGTGGTGTTTGTGGCGCTCAAAAAGGACGCTGCCGTGAGCGAGCAAGAGCTGCTGGCCTTCTACCAGGGCAAGATGGCCAAGTGGCAGATTCCGGATGCGGTCATTTTTGTCGATGCGATTCCGCTGGGCGCCACCGGCAAGATGCTCAAGACGCGGCTGCGCGAGCAGTTCAAGGACTATGTACTGCCGGCCTGA
- the trmB gene encoding tRNA (guanosine(46)-N7)-methyltransferase TrmB has translation MQSSSTPAAGPAPEPLITNARDASSAPGHAPADVTHPKTIRSYVRRAGRTTTGQAKAFETLGTRYVLPYTGEAFNADAAFGRQAKVILEIGFGMGEATAHIARVRPDDNFLCCEVHEPGVGALLKRIGEQEITNIRIFQHDAVEVLENMLQPGSLDGIHVFFPDPWHKKKHNKRRLIQTPFVAQLVARLKPGGYIHCATDWQPYAEQILEVLSADPDLKNTADGYAPQPEYRPLTKFENRGLRLGHGVWDLVFTRAQ, from the coding sequence ATGCAATCTTCTTCGACGCCTGCTGCCGGCCCCGCGCCCGAGCCCCTGATCACCAACGCCCGCGATGCCAGCAGTGCGCCTGGCCATGCGCCCGCCGATGTGACCCATCCCAAAACCATCCGCTCTTACGTGCGCCGTGCAGGCCGCACCACCACGGGCCAGGCCAAGGCTTTTGAGACCCTGGGCACCCGCTATGTGCTGCCGTACACCGGCGAGGCTTTCAATGCCGACGCGGCCTTTGGTCGACAGGCCAAGGTGATTCTGGAGATCGGTTTTGGCATGGGCGAGGCCACCGCGCACATCGCCCGCGTGCGCCCGGACGACAACTTTCTATGCTGCGAAGTGCATGAGCCCGGCGTGGGCGCACTGCTCAAGCGCATTGGCGAGCAGGAGATCACCAACATCCGCATCTTCCAGCACGATGCCGTGGAAGTGCTGGAGAACATGCTGCAGCCCGGCTCGCTGGACGGCATCCATGTGTTCTTCCCCGATCCCTGGCACAAGAAAAAGCACAACAAGCGCCGCCTGATCCAGACGCCCTTTGTGGCCCAGCTGGTGGCCCGCTTGAAGCCCGGCGGCTACATCCATTGCGCGACCGACTGGCAGCCCTATGCCGAGCAGATACTCGAGGTGCTGTCGGCCGACCCCGATTTGAAGAACACGGCCGACGGCTATGCGCCGCAGCCCGAGTACCGCCCGCTGACCAAGTTTGAAAACCGGGGTCTGCGTCTGGGCCATGGCGTCTGGGATCTGGTGTTCACCCGGGCGCAATAA
- a CDS encoding SDR family oxidoreductase, whose product MARKIGQLLDLTGKTALVTGGSRGLGLQLAHALGEAGAKVVVTSRKASELEAAVAELSGAGIDARWIAADCAVDSEIERLAIEVLERVGDVDILVNNAGASWGAPAEDHPAAAWDKVMNLNVRGYFLLSQQLAKRCMIARRQGAIINLASIAGLGGNPVGMKTIAYNTSKGAVINFTRALAAEWGHYGIRVNAIAPGFFRTKMANGLIDQIGEDAMTAGVPLGRLGGDDDLKGAAVLLASDAGKHITGQCLAVDGGISIVTAG is encoded by the coding sequence ATGGCGCGCAAGATTGGGCAACTTCTGGATTTGACGGGCAAGACGGCCCTGGTCACCGGCGGCTCACGTGGCCTGGGGCTGCAGCTGGCCCATGCGCTGGGCGAGGCCGGCGCCAAGGTGGTAGTAACCAGCCGCAAGGCCAGCGAGCTGGAAGCCGCCGTGGCCGAGCTAAGCGGCGCGGGCATTGATGCGCGCTGGATTGCGGCCGACTGCGCGGTGGATAGCGAGATTGAGCGCCTGGCGATCGAGGTGCTGGAGCGCGTAGGCGATGTGGACATTCTGGTCAACAACGCTGGAGCCAGCTGGGGCGCTCCCGCCGAAGACCACCCGGCTGCCGCCTGGGACAAGGTGATGAACCTGAATGTGCGTGGCTATTTTCTGCTGTCGCAGCAACTGGCCAAGCGCTGCATGATTGCACGCAGGCAAGGCGCCATCATTAACCTGGCATCGATTGCCGGGCTGGGCGGCAACCCGGTGGGCATGAAGACCATTGCCTACAACACCAGCAAGGGGGCCGTCATCAACTTCACCCGCGCGCTGGCCGCAGAGTGGGGCCATTACGGCATCCGCGTGAACGCCATTGCGCCAGGGTTTTTCCGCACCAAGATGGCCAATGGCCTGATTGACCAGATCGGCGAGGATGCCATGACTGCGGGCGTGCCGCTGGGGCGACTGGGTGGGGATGACGATCTGAAGGGCGCTGCGGTGTTGCTGGCCAGCGATGCGGGCAAGCACATCACCGGCCAGTGCCTGGCGGTCGATGGCGGGATCAGCATCGTTACTGCAGGGTAA
- a CDS encoding succinylglutamate desuccinylase/aspartoacylase family protein: protein MTVSRFQITPLNHTDSAEQPAALRSYGWASAEPGPSLLVFGAVHGNEQSGTHAIRRWIERFESGQVRLKRGRLTMVPVANPKAFIKNEREGDRNLNRNFVPQAKPQNFEDHMVNALTPLLESHDALLDLHSYSGDGQPFAMTGPLNNSGSLEPFARQQEEEAFAKAVGLPVIVQGWLEVYEQAVQASGGAIRPEHGIGTNEFMRSRGGYAITVESGSHEEPQAIEIADRCIAGVLNLLDMADVTVEPVAQYTTHHMRQVFMRQSADDQMQKDWQNFDPFTSGDLLATRADGSQILAPFDGCVIFPQADAAVNREWFYLAQTDRS from the coding sequence ATGACCGTCTCCCGCTTCCAGATCACGCCTTTGAACCACACGGACTCTGCCGAGCAGCCCGCAGCGCTGCGCAGCTACGGCTGGGCGTCGGCAGAGCCCGGCCCGTCCCTGCTGGTCTTTGGCGCCGTACACGGCAATGAGCAAAGTGGAACGCATGCGATCCGCCGCTGGATTGAGCGCTTTGAATCGGGCCAGGTGCGCCTCAAGCGCGGTCGCCTGACGATGGTGCCCGTCGCCAACCCCAAGGCCTTTATCAAGAACGAGCGCGAGGGCGACCGCAACCTCAACCGCAACTTTGTGCCGCAAGCTAAGCCGCAGAACTTTGAGGACCACATGGTCAACGCGCTCACGCCCTTGCTGGAGAGCCATGATGCGCTGCTGGATCTGCATTCGTACAGCGGCGACGGCCAGCCCTTTGCGATGACCGGCCCGCTCAACAACAGCGGCAGCCTGGAGCCCTTTGCCCGCCAGCAAGAGGAAGAAGCCTTTGCCAAGGCCGTGGGCCTGCCCGTCATCGTGCAAGGCTGGCTGGAGGTGTATGAACAGGCGGTGCAGGCCAGCGGTGGCGCCATTCGCCCTGAGCACGGCATTGGCACCAATGAGTTCATGCGCAGCCGTGGCGGCTATGCGATCACCGTCGAATCCGGCTCGCATGAGGAACCCCAAGCCATCGAGATTGCCGACCGCTGCATTGCCGGTGTGCTCAACCTGCTGGACATGGCCGATGTCACTGTCGAGCCCGTCGCGCAGTACACCACCCACCACATGCGCCAGGTCTTTATGCGCCAAAGTGCAGACGACCAGATGCAAAAAGACTGGCAGAACTTTGACCCGTTCACTAGCGGAGATCTGCTGGCCACCCGCGCCGATGGCAGCCAGATTCTGGCCCCGTTCGATGGCTGTGTGATCTTTCCCCAGGCCGATGCCGCGGTGAACCGCGAGTGGTTCTACCTGGCTCAGACGGACCGCAGCTGA
- the gluQRS gene encoding tRNA glutamyl-Q(34) synthetase GluQRS, whose protein sequence is MTSSAYTGRFAPSPTGPLHAGSLVAALASWLDARAHGGTWLVRIEDIDPPRCPQGMDQEILRQLHALQLVPDAPPQWQSARHGLYAQALAQLQDAGWAYPCACTRRDMDAALAAQGYLHERHGERPYPGTCRDGLHGKTGRSWRFHTQRYQHHALAEAADLDQEAARPDHPLLQRDQPLHWQDRWLGPMQQDVAAHVGDFVLQRADGLWAYQLAVVVDDAEQGISDVVRGADLADNTPRQLLLQQALGLTAPRYMHTPLVLQANGEKLSKGLGAPAVMVDSTEQRMGVLRQSAQYLGLEAGNASTLPDALAGWTAQWARRHLGNTAATGGPVP, encoded by the coding sequence ATGACTTCAAGCGCTTACACCGGCCGTTTTGCCCCCTCGCCCACCGGCCCGCTGCACGCCGGCTCGCTGGTGGCAGCGCTGGCCTCCTGGTTGGATGCCCGCGCCCACGGCGGTACCTGGCTGGTCCGTATCGAAGACATTGACCCGCCGCGCTGCCCGCAGGGCATGGACCAAGAGATCCTGCGCCAGCTCCATGCGCTGCAGCTAGTCCCCGATGCCCCGCCGCAGTGGCAATCGGCGCGCCATGGCCTCTATGCCCAGGCCTTGGCGCAGCTACAGGATGCCGGCTGGGCCTACCCTTGCGCCTGCACACGCCGTGATATGGATGCCGCACTGGCCGCACAAGGCTATCTGCACGAGCGCCATGGCGAGCGCCCCTACCCTGGCACCTGCCGCGATGGCCTGCATGGCAAGACCGGACGCAGTTGGCGCTTTCATACGCAGCGCTACCAGCACCATGCCCTGGCGGAGGCAGCAGACCTTGACCAAGAAGCCGCAAGGCCTGACCACCCCCTGCTGCAGCGCGACCAGCCACTGCACTGGCAAGACCGCTGGCTGGGTCCCATGCAACAGGACGTGGCGGCCCATGTCGGCGATTTTGTGCTGCAGCGCGCCGATGGCCTGTGGGCCTACCAGCTGGCTGTTGTGGTGGACGATGCCGAACAAGGCATCAGCGATGTGGTGCGCGGCGCCGACCTGGCCGACAACACCCCCCGCCAGTTGCTGCTCCAGCAGGCGCTGGGCCTGACCGCACCGCGCTATATGCATACGCCGCTGGTGCTGCAGGCCAATGGCGAAAAGCTCTCCAAGGGACTCGGCGCACCCGCGGTCATGGTGGACAGCACAGAGCAACGCATGGGCGTGCTGCGCCAATCCGCCCAGTACCTGGGGCTAGAGGCGGGCAACGCCAGCACCCTACCGGATGCGCTGGCCGGTTGGACGGCACAATGGGCGCGCCGCCATCTGGGCAACACTGCAGCCACCGGTGGCCCCGTGCCGTGA
- the bktB gene encoding beta-ketothiolase BktB gives MSREVLVCSAVRTAIGTFGGSLKDVPPTELGALVVKESLARAGIEGKDVGHVVFGHVVNTEPKDMYLSRVAAIQGGCPQETPAMNVNRLCGSGLQAIVTASQGILLGDYDVAIGAGAENMSRAPYASTTSRWGARMGDFKMIDMMTGALHDPFHNIHMGVTAENVAKDFAISRDDQDQLALSSHQRAELAWAENRFADQIVPVILKSKKGDIRFDKDEHFRTGAKIEDFQKMKPVFVKEDGTVTAANASGINDAAAAVVLMEAAAAQARGAKPLARLVGYAHAGVDPKIMGIGPIPASKAVLAKTGLKLDQMDLIEANEAFAAQACAVTKGLGADPAKVNPNGSGISLGHPIGATGAIITVKAIHELHRTGGRYALVTMCIGGGQGIAAIFERV, from the coding sequence ATGTCCCGTGAAGTACTTGTCTGCAGCGCTGTGCGCACAGCTATTGGCACCTTTGGCGGCAGCCTCAAGGATGTTCCACCGACAGAGCTGGGCGCGCTGGTCGTCAAGGAATCGCTCGCCCGCGCGGGCATTGAAGGCAAGGATGTGGGCCATGTGGTGTTTGGGCATGTGGTCAACACGGAACCCAAGGACATGTACCTGAGCCGGGTGGCAGCGATCCAGGGCGGCTGCCCGCAGGAGACGCCGGCCATGAACGTGAACCGCCTCTGCGGCTCGGGCCTGCAGGCGATTGTGACGGCCAGCCAAGGGATCTTGCTGGGCGACTATGACGTGGCGATTGGCGCCGGTGCCGAAAACATGAGCCGCGCGCCTTACGCCAGCACCACCAGCCGCTGGGGCGCACGCATGGGCGATTTCAAGATGATCGACATGATGACCGGCGCGCTGCACGACCCCTTCCACAACATCCACATGGGGGTGACCGCCGAGAACGTTGCCAAGGATTTCGCCATCAGCCGCGATGACCAGGACCAACTGGCGCTCAGCAGCCACCAACGCGCCGAGCTGGCTTGGGCGGAGAACCGCTTTGCGGACCAGATCGTGCCGGTCATCCTCAAAAGCAAAAAAGGCGATATTCGCTTTGACAAGGACGAGCACTTCCGCACGGGTGCCAAGATCGAGGATTTTCAGAAAATGAAACCGGTCTTTGTCAAGGAAGACGGCACCGTTACCGCCGCCAATGCCTCCGGCATCAATGATGCCGCTGCCGCTGTAGTGCTGATGGAGGCCGCCGCCGCCCAGGCGCGCGGCGCCAAGCCGCTCGCCCGTTTGGTGGGTTACGCCCATGCCGGCGTTGATCCCAAGATCATGGGCATTGGCCCCATCCCCGCGTCCAAGGCGGTGCTGGCCAAGACGGGTCTCAAGCTGGACCAGATGGATCTGATCGAGGCCAATGAAGCCTTTGCCGCGCAGGCCTGCGCAGTGACCAAGGGCCTGGGTGCAGATCCCGCCAAGGTCAACCCCAACGGCTCGGGCATCTCGCTGGGCCACCCGATTGGGGCGACGGGCGCGATCATCACCGTCAAGGCGATCCATGAGCTGCACCGCACCGGTGGCCGCTATGCGCTGGTCACCATGTGCATTGGTGGTGGCCAGGGCATTGCCGCCATCTTTGAGCGCGTTTAA